The window CGATAGACGTCCTTGAGGATTTTCACGCCGTTGGCTTTGAGCTGCGCGATGTACGGCTCCAACGCGCCGTCGGCTTCGAGCGCGAGGTGCTCGTACCGGTTGCCGATCGCGTACGGCGGGTGCTCTTCCAAATCGTAGACCAGCTCGATGTACGCGTTCCAATCCTTGCCGACGAACGCCATATCGGCGTTGCCGGGATAGTGGTTGGGGCCGTCTAGCAGCGTGAGCCCGAGCTTCTCGGTGTAGAACGCAATCGATTCGGCCATATCGTTGACGAAGATCGACGTGTGTAGAAAACGTGGCATGCTTCCCTCTTTTACCCAAGCATCGGCGGAATCCGCCGTAGGCGTTCGATCGCTTCTCGCTCGATCGTGCGAACGATCTCTCCGGCAGGGCGAACGCCTTCCAGCTGGCCGACGGATTGGCCGGCGTAGACGTGCGCGACGGAGAAATCGCCCGCTTGTTTGGCGCGCTCGAAATCTTGCACCGCGGCCGCATCGCTCAGCAGCGCGTCTTCATGTTGATCCCATCGCTCGACGAACGGATTGCGCAACGCGCGCCCCGAGAATTCGGGCGTCCAGCCGGTGTGCTGCAAGCGGTCGTACACGGAGGTTCGCAGCGTCTGCGTTTCGTCGCTTGCTGCGATCAACGCCTGAGCCGCCGGGTTGGTACGGCTCTCGGTCGCCATCAAAAACGGGGTGCCGATCCAGGCTCCCGCCGCCCCGGCCGCGATGACCGCCGCAAGGCCGCGACCGCTGACGATCCCGCCCGCAGCGAGCACCGGCCGATCGGTCATGTCGAGAACGATCTGCAGCAGCGGCAGCGTACCGACCGCACCGGTGTGCCCTCCGGCTTCGGTCCCTTGAGCGACGAGCACGTCGACGCCGGCATCGATCGCGCGCTGCGCGAGCGCACGGCTCTGTACCTGCGCCGCAACCAGAATGCCGCGCGAATGCAATCGGTCAACATACGGCTGCGGATCGCCGAACGAGATACAGACCAAACGCGGCTGCGCTTCGATCGCGAGCTCGAACAACTCGGGGCGGCGCCGCACCATCCATTCCACCAAGCCGACGCCGAATCGGCCGTTGCCGCCGGCCGCGACGATACCCACCTGCTCCCGAATGCTCGCGGTGCTCTCGCCCTCCGCAAAGCCGAGCATCCCGAACCCGCCCGCATCGCCCACCGCTCGCGCGAGGGCGCCGCCGGCCTGCGGCGTCATCGCGCCGTTCAAGATCGGAACCTCAATCTCGAGCAGCCGGCAAATCTCGGTGGCAATGGGCATGAGCGACCCCCTCGGTACCTACATATTAGTGCAAGAAGTACCGGTAGGATGAAAAGACGAGCGCTACGCCGAGGCGGTCGGCGGCGGCGATAACCTCTTCGTCGCGCACGGATCCGCCGGGCGCAATAATCGCCGAGCACCCCGCCTCGGCCGCGGCTTCGAGGCCGTCGGCGAACGGGAAGAATCCGTCACTCGCGCAGGCGGCGCCGCGCGCACCCTCGCCCGCGCGATGGCCCGCGATTTTTACCGCGCTGACGCGATTGGTTTGGCCGGCGCAGATGCCGCGCGTCGTGCCGCCGTTGACGATAACGATGCCGTTCGATTTGACATGGCGCACGACGTCCCACGCGAAGGCGAGATCGTGCCACTCCTGCGGCGTCGGCTGACGCTTGGAGACCACGCGCCACGTTTCGGTCGGCGCTTCCGGATTGTCGTCTTCCGCCAAGATACCGCCGAGCGCGCTACGCACGCGAAGCTCCCGAGCTAATTCGTCGGGTAAGCCCGGCGCGAAACGCATCACGCGCAGGTTTTTCTTCTTGCGTAGTATCTCAAGCGCTTCGGCGCTAAATTCGGGCGCTGCCACGATCTCCAGGAAGAATTTTGAAAGCGATTGCGCGGCTGCGGCGTCGATCGGCGCGTCGGTCGCGACGATGCCGCCGAACGCCGAGACCGGGTCCGCCTCGAGGGCATCGTGCACGGCCTTCGCCACGCTGGAACGCTGCGCGACACCGCACGGTACCGTATGTTTCACCACCGCGGCGCGCACGAAGCGCTCGCGTTCGCTATCGAACTCCGCTCCCAGCGCTGCGCGGGAGAGCAGGCGCAGCGTCGCGTCGAGATCGAGCAAGTTGTTATAGGAGAGCGCCTTGCCGTGCAATTGCTCGGGCAGGCGCGACGGGCGATCGAGATAGAACGCCGCGCGATTTTGCGGGTTCGTTCCGTACCGCAACCGCTGCGAGAGCGGTAGCGTAAGCGTCAGGGCTCCGGGGAGGTCGCCCGGCAGCAGCGTCCCTTCGCTCCCGAGATAATGCGAGATCGCGACGTCGTATTCGGCGGTGCGTTCGAATGCCGCCACGGCGTACTTACGCCGCAGTGCGAGCGGCACTTCACCTGCGTCCAGGGCCGTTAGAAACTCGGCGTATTGGGACGAATGCGTGAGCACGCACACGTGCGCGAAGTTTTTCGCCGATGCGCGCAGCAGCGAAACGCCCCCGATATCGATCTGCTCGATCGCCTCGCCGAGCGTCGTGCCCTCGCGCGCGACCGTCGCTTCGAACGGGTAGAGATTGACGACGACCGTAGTGATCGGCGCGATCGCGTATTTTTCGGCTTGCGCGCGGTGCTCGGCATTATCGCGATCGTACAGGATCGCGCCGAACACCTTGGGGTGCAGCGTTTTTACGCGACCGTCGAAAAGCGCGGGGAAACCGGTCATATCGCCCACGTCGTGCGCGGGAATGCCGTGTTGTTCGAGCAACGCCTTGGTGCCGCCGGTCGCATAGATGATGGTGCCGCGTTCGTGCAGCGCGCGGGCGAGTTCGGGCGCACCGGTCTTATCGGAGAGCGAGAACAGCGCCGCGGGTTTTGTCGTGTCAGGCAAGTGCCAGCTCCGGCTCGCGCTCGGTGAGTTCGGCCGAAACCAGCGCGCTCACGCCCGCTTCGCCCATCGTTACGCCGTACATCCGGTCGGCAAGCTCCATCGTTTTCTTGTTGTGCGTCACGAGAATCATTTGCGCGTCGGCAGCCATGCCGCGTACCGCATCGGAGAAGCGTTCCACGTTCATATCGTCGAGCGCCGCATCAACTTCGTCGAGCAGATAGAACGGCGACGGCTTCACCGCGATGAGCGCGAAGATGAGCGCCGCGGCGGTCATGGCACGTTCGCCGCCGGAGAGCGCGGCGAGCGG of the Candidatus Dormiibacterota bacterium genome contains:
- a CDS encoding VOC family protein, producing the protein MPRFLHTSIFVNDMAESIAFYTEKLGLTLLDGPNHYPGNADMAFVGKDWNAYIELVYDLEEHPPYAIGNRYEHLALEADGALEPYIAQLKANGVKILKDVYRSPGGTRAIAFIEDPNGIPVEVLEARRR
- a CDS encoding nitronate monooxygenase, with amino-acid sequence MPIATEICRLLEIEVPILNGAMTPQAGGALARAVGDAGGFGMLGFAEGESTASIREQVGIVAAGGNGRFGVGLVEWMVRRRPELFELAIEAQPRLVCISFGDPQPYVDRLHSRGILVAAQVQSRALAQRAIDAGVDVLVAQGTEAGGHTGAVGTLPLLQIVLDMTDRPVLAAGGIVSGRGLAAVIAAGAAGAWIGTPFLMATESRTNPAAQALIAASDETQTLRTSVYDRLQHTGWTPEFSGRALRNPFVERWDQHEDALLSDAAAVQDFERAKQAGDFSVAHVYAGQSVGQLEGVRPAGEIVRTIEREAIERLRRIPPMLG
- the purH gene encoding bifunctional phosphoribosylaminoimidazolecarboxamide formyltransferase/IMP cyclohydrolase; the protein is MPDTTKPAALFSLSDKTGAPELARALHERGTIIYATGGTKALLEQHGIPAHDVGDMTGFPALFDGRVKTLHPKVFGAILYDRDNAEHRAQAEKYAIAPITTVVVNLYPFEATVAREGTTLGEAIEQIDIGGVSLLRASAKNFAHVCVLTHSSQYAEFLTALDAGEVPLALRRKYAVAAFERTAEYDVAISHYLGSEGTLLPGDLPGALTLTLPLSQRLRYGTNPQNRAAFYLDRPSRLPEQLHGKALSYNNLLDLDATLRLLSRAALGAEFDSERERFVRAAVVKHTVPCGVAQRSSVAKAVHDALEADPVSAFGGIVATDAPIDAAAAQSLSKFFLEIVAAPEFSAEALEILRKKKNLRVMRFAPGLPDELARELRVRSALGGILAEDDNPEAPTETWRVVSKRQPTPQEWHDLAFAWDVVRHVKSNGIVIVNGGTTRGICAGQTNRVSAVKIAGHRAGEGARGAACASDGFFPFADGLEAAAEAGCSAIIAPGGSVRDEEVIAAADRLGVALVFSSYRYFLH